TCCGGATGCGATCGCCCAAAAATATACGGATCTCCCCCCTTCAGGCGCACCACCCGTTTGCCCGACTGCCCATATTTCACCAACAGGCGATCGATGTCCCCTTGGGGTGTGCTTTTTTCGCCCCCCCGTTTCCCGACGAAGAGCCGCAAACAATCCTGGGGCAAAATGTCTAGCAATTCCTGGGAACCCAGGGCATCATAAATGACCACCTCCGCCCGCTTTAGGATCTCCCAACCCCGCACCGTCAAATAATCCCTTGTCCCTAAACCAGCCCCCAACAAAAATACTTTCCCCATATGCGATCGCCCTAAACCACCGTCAAACCTTGCGTTAAAATTAGATGCTAAGACAAAATCAGACAAAAACACCCCCCAAGCCGTAACTCCAACGGGTTACCCAACGCATTACAAAGATCCTATGAACTCACCGATTCAGGCTGTACAAGCACCCTATCGAGGTGGCGGCTCCACCTACAGGACGCCACCGCCAGATCTCCCCTCCCTTCTGTTAAAAGAGCGGATCGTTTACCTCGGCCTTCCCCTCGTCTCCCCCGATGAGTACAAAGATCAAATCGGTGTCGATGTGACCGAACTGATCATCGCCCAACTGTTGTTTTTACAGTTCGATGACCCCGACAAGCCCATCTACATGTACATCAACTCCACCGGCACTTCCTGGTATGGGGGCGATTCCATCGGCTTTGAAACCGAAGCCTTTGCCATCTGCGATACCCTCAACTACATTACGCCGCCAGTGCATACCATTTGCCTCGGTCAGGCCATGGGCACTGCCGCGATGATCCTCGCGGCGGGGACAAAAGGTTGTCGGGCTAGCCTGCCCCACTCCTCGATCATCCTTCACCAAGCGCGCCAAGGGGCCCAGGGCCAAGCCTCCGATATTCAAATCCGCGCCAAGGAAGTGATCGAAAACAAGCGGACAATCCTACAGATGATGTCTAAATACACCGGTCAAGCGATCGAAAAACTTGAAAAAGACACGGACCGGATGTTCTACATGACCCCCCACCAAGCTCTCGAATACGGCATTATCGATAAAGTGCTCGAAAGCTCGAAGGATCTACCTTCCCCCGTCCCTGCCCTGTAATTTTAGGAAATCCCCAAAATTACGCTATTTTTCCCATTGTCCAGATCAAGGTAAACAAATCCCATGCCCATCGGTGTTCCCAAGGTTCCCTATCAAATGCCCGGTCAGCCCTATTCTGACTGGATCAATATCTACGATCGCCTCTACCGTGAGCGGATCATTTTTCTCGGTCGGGGTGTGAATGATGCTTTGGCAAACCAGATTATTGCCATCATGCTTTACCTCGATTCTGAAGATCCCAGCAAACCGATCTATCTCTACATCAACTCCCCCGGTGGCTCTGTTACGGCGGGCCTTGCCATTTATGACACGATGAAGCACATCAAGTCAGAGGTGGTGACCATTTGCGTTGGGTTAGCCGCTTCTATGGGGGCGTTTTTGCTATCTGCAGGGACAAAAGGTAAACGTCTTGCCCTCCCCCACTCGCGGATCATGATTCACCAGCCCCTCGGCGGCATCCAAGGTCGGCGTCAGGCGACGGATATCGACATTGAGGCGAAGGAAATTATCCGCATTAAGCACCAACTCAACGAATTGATGGCTAACCACACAGGCCAGTCCATTGAGAAAATTGAGAAGGACACAGACCGGGATTACTTTATGTCGGCCCAAGAAGCGATGGAATACGGCTTGATCGATAAAGTGATCGAAGAGCGTCCCTAATTTTTGCCTGATTTTTCCCCTGAAACTCCCCAAGCATTCTTTTTCAAGAAAGGGTGCTTTTTTTCTGATTGATCATTTCTAGCCCTGGTTTACCTGCAAACTTTTATAAAACGGGACTAATGAGCTTCAGAGCCTGGTCCAGGAGATCCGGAGCGGTGTTATCGAGCCAATGGATATCTGAATTGGCGCGGAACCAGGTGCGCTGGCGTTTGGCGAATTGGCGGGTGTGGAGGGCAGTGTTGGCGATCGCCCCGGCTAGGGTATCTCGACCCTGGATATAATCTCGAAATTCGGCATAACCGAGGGTATTTAACAGCGGTAAATCCCAGCCATATTTTTGGCCCAAGCGTTCCACCTCGGCCACTAGACCCTGATCGACCATCTGGTGGGTGCGTTGGCGGATCCGTTCGTCTAAATGATCGGGGTTGCAATCGAGGCCGATTTCTAAAATGGGATAACTGGGCGGATTTTCCCCCTGTTGCTGACTAATGGGCGCTCCTGTGACATAAAACACCTCCAAGGCGCGGAGGGTACGCACTTGGTCATTGGGATGAATTTTTTCGCAGGCGGTGGGATCGACTTGTTGGAGCAGCTTGTAGCTATAAACTTGGCCTAGTTCAGTCAATTGTTGACGTAGGTTTGCTTGGGGTGAAACCCGGGGGATTTTTAGCCCCTTGGTAATTGCTTTGATGTAAAGCCCGGTGCCACCGACGAGTAAAACGGGTTTATCTCCAGCGTGAAGCTGGGCGATGAGTGCCTGGGCTTGGGCTTGGTACTCCGCCAGAGTGGGGGTCTCTGTGGGTTCACAAATATCGATGAGGTAATGGGGGACCTGTTCTAATTCAGCGGCGCTCGGTTTGGCCGTACCAATGTCAAATTCTTTGTAAATTTGCCGAGAATCAGCGCTGAGAATCACTGTATCGAGCTTTTCGGCAAGTTTCAGGGCTAGACCAGACTTTCCTGTGGCCGTGGCCCCGCAGATCACGATTAGAGGCGCTGCCATACTAGGGGATCACAACCCCGCGCAACAGTTGTTCTAGTTGAGCATTGAGGCGATCGCGGTCTTGAAACTTATCGATGCGTTCAATAATATCGCCCCCGTTAAAGAGGATTAAAGTCGGTAGAGTTTTGAGACGATAGGTGTTAGCGAGTTTAAGGTTGTCATCAGCATTAACATCCACCAGGAGAAATTGTCCTTCCCACTCTTTTTGGAGCTTCACAAGGAAAGGATGGAGCAAATGACACAAACCACACCAAGGGGCCCAAAAGTTCACTAGGACCGGCTGCTTGGCTTCTAAGACCGTTTGATTGAAATTTTCCTCGGTGATTGATAGAACCATAGTCTGCTCTGTTCTTTTCGCTCACATACTCACATTATCTTGGTCTCTTATCTTACCTGCATCGGTCCTGGGGATCATCTTTTTTTTGCTACCAGGGCACTTTTGCTGTCATCACCATCAGCCAAGGATGACCCCACCAGAGCAACGCAATAAAGGCGGTGACCCCCACGTAGGCCGGTTTAAGAAATTCACCCAGCTTGAGGGTTTGTTTTCCCTGCAAAATGGCTAGGAACGGAATGATTGAGGTGCGTTCTTTTACGGCCAGAAAAGTTTTGCCATAGCGAGATTCAAGGCGGCGATCGCCATGCCATACAGCAAAGAGATGGTGGGCCATCAAGCCAACGGAGGTAAGCAGCGTAAAGGAACTACCGATCCAGAGAGTATGGGCAACACACCAAATCAACTGGCCAATCATCTGGGGATGGCGCGTAATTCGGGTGATCCCCTTTTCGTAGAGGTGCACCTGGGGCTGCTTGACCGCGGCGATTTCCAATAAATTAAATGTGGAAGGATAGAGAAAGAAAAAGGAAATTGCTGAGAGCCACCACACCGTTGGTTGCACCCAGGCTTCCCCCTGCACCTGCCAGAGCACCAGGCCATCGTAACGATGATTAAAGAAATAGATGATTAAACCCGTGGCAAATGGAATACTGACTAAAGCAAAAAAAACTCGATACAATCGAGACCCTACTTTTTTTTCGCCCAGGGGACGCAACGCCGCCAAACCACTGTGGGCGATCGCAAAACCTACCAAAAGACCAGCCATAATCCAATGACTCGTCGAAAACCAGCTCAAATCCGCCATAATTCCGTCGATCGAAGTATTTTACTTAAAATTAGTACAGGCTATATTATCTCTGAAAAGAGATACGATCCCCTTATTGTGGTACTGTCAATCATAAAACCAGCAGCGTTCCCTCTTTTTCACTCCCTTTTGCCGAGGCTGTATGTCTGACATCCCATTTACTCTGGATCAACTCCGTATTCTCAAAGCCATTTCCACTGAAGGAAGCTTTAAACGGGCAGCAGATAGTCTCTACGTCTCCCAACCTGCCGTTAGCCTCCAGGTGCAAAACCTCGAAAAACAACTCAATGTCCCGCTCTTTGACCGGGGCGGTCGCCGAGCCCAGCTCACCGAAGCAGGCTATCTTCTCCTCGATTACGGCGAAAAAATCATTACCCTCTGTCAAGAAACCTGTCGGGCGATCGAAGATCTACAAAACCTCCAGGGCGGCACCTTAATTGTCGGCGCTTCCCAAACTACAGGTACTTATCTTATTCCCCGGATGATCGGCTCCTTTCGCCAAAAA
The nucleotide sequence above comes from [Synechococcus] sp. NIES-970. Encoded proteins:
- the miaA gene encoding tRNA delta(2)-isopentenylpyrophosphate transferase — translated: MAAPLIVICGATATGKSGLALKLAEKLDTVILSADSRQIYKEFDIGTAKPSAAELEQVPHYLIDICEPTETPTLAEYQAQAQALIAQLHAGDKPVLLVGGTGLYIKAITKGLKIPRVSPQANLRQQLTELGQVYSYKLLQQVDPTACEKIHPNDQVRTLRALEVFYVTGAPISQQQGENPPSYPILEIGLDCNPDHLDERIRQRTHQMVDQGLVAEVERLGQKYGWDLPLLNTLGYAEFRDYIQGRDTLAGAIANTALHTRQFAKRQRTWFRANSDIHWLDNTAPDLLDQALKLISPVL
- a CDS encoding thioredoxin, encoding MVLSITEENFNQTVLEAKQPVLVNFWAPWCGLCHLLHPFLVKLQKEWEGQFLLVDVNADDNLKLANTYRLKTLPTLILFNGGDIIERIDKFQDRDRLNAQLEQLLRGVVIP
- the clpP_1 gene encoding Clp protease, which encodes MNSPIQAVQAPYRGGGSTYRTPPPDLPSLLLKERIVYLGLPLVSPDEYKDQIGVDVTELIIAQLLFLQFDDPDKPIYMYINSTGTSWYGGDSIGFETEAFAICDTLNYITPPVHTICLGQAMGTAAMILAAGTKGCRASLPHSSIILHQARQGAQGQASDIQIRAKEVIENKRTILQMMSKYTGQAIEKLEKDTDRMFYMTPHQALEYGIIDKVLESSKDLPSPVPAL
- the clpP_2 gene encoding Clp protease → MPIGVPKVPYQMPGQPYSDWINIYDRLYRERIIFLGRGVNDALANQIIAIMLYLDSEDPSKPIYLYINSPGGSVTAGLAIYDTMKHIKSEVVTICVGLAASMGAFLLSAGTKGKRLALPHSRIMIHQPLGGIQGRRQATDIDIEAKEIIRIKHQLNELMANHTGQSIEKIEKDTDRDYFMSAQEAMEYGLIDKVIEERP
- a CDS encoding NnrU protein — translated: MADLSWFSTSHWIMAGLLVGFAIAHSGLAALRPLGEKKVGSRLYRVFFALVSIPFATGLIIYFFNHRYDGLVLWQVQGEAWVQPTVWWLSAISFFFLYPSTFNLLEIAAVKQPQVHLYEKGITRITRHPQMIGQLIWCVAHTLWIGSSFTLLTSVGLMAHHLFAVWHGDRRLESRYGKTFLAVKERTSIIPFLAILQGKQTLKLGEFLKPAYVGVTAFIALLWWGHPWLMVMTAKVPW